A DNA window from Camarhynchus parvulus unplaced genomic scaffold, STF_HiC, whole genome shotgun sequence contains the following coding sequences:
- the TMEM145 gene encoding transmembrane protein 145: MGLRPGGIPGGLPALGVPGGRPGVAAGLGGSRLWGSRVRGSPALLPLLLLLLPAGAAPKYVRGRISTKEDWVFLTRFCFLSDFGRLDFHFRYPEAKCCQNILLYFDDPSQWPAVYRRGGKDCLAKESVIRPENNQVINLTTQYAWSGCQVLPGVSGRVLSCSSGRSFRSVRERWWYVALSKCGGGGLELEYEMVLTNGILETDITFLLIFTLIFLLSCYCGFLSLLLSCVYWGQYGCDGVGHGALKLLGKLLFSISFLIFLLMLILLGKGFSVTRGRISPGGSVRLSVYMTLYSIAHIALLTYEAQFFDPGQVLYTYESPAGYGLIALQFGAFAWFCAAVGATLSAVPERRHFYLPFLGAYTFWFLAVPVSALVANFGIPKWAREKIVNGIQLGTHLYAHGVFLVLTRPSAANKNFPFHVRTSQIGSAPGGGVASGTPPRFPRPSPTGGYGNVTFISDSVPNFTELFSIPPPQGKASVRPQVEETPAGGGAGGGVWAPPPAKAPLPHGGGPEYFSVHSGGGRLL; the protein is encoded by the exons ATGGGGCTGCGGCCGGGGGGGATCCCGGGGGGGCTCCCGgctttgggggtcccgggggggcgCCCGGGGGTCGCGgcgggtttgggggggtcccggctTTGGGGCTCCCGGGTTCGGGGGTccccggcgctgctgccgctgctgctgctgctgctgcccgcgGGAGCCGCCCCCAAATACGTGCGGGGCCGCATCAGCACCAAGGAG GACTGGGTGTTCCTGACCCGTTTCTGTTTCCTGTCCGATTTCGGCCGCCTGGATTTCCACTTCCGCTACCCCGAG GCCAAGTGCTGCCAGAACATTCTGCTCTACTTCGACGACCCGTCCCAATGGCCCGCGGTCTACAGGAGGGGGGGCAAG GACTGCCTGGCCAAGGAGTCGGTGATCCGGCCCGAGAACAACCAGGTGATCAACCTGACCACCCAGTACGCCTGGTCCGGCTGCCAG GTGCTGCCGGGGGTCTCGGGGAGggtcctgagctgctccagcgGCCGCAGCTTCCGCTCGGTGCGGGAGCGCTGGTGGTACGTGGCGCTCAGCAAGTGCGGG GGCGGCGGGCTGGAGCTGGAGTACGAGATGGTTCTGACCAACg GGATCCTGGAGACCGACATCAccttcctcctcatcttcaccctcatcttcctcctctcctgctaCTGCGGCT TTCTGAGCCTCCTCCTGAGCTGCGTCTATTGGGGCCAGTACGGCTGTGACGGGGTGGGGCACGGCGCCCTCAAACTGCTGG GGAAGCTCCTGTTCTCCATCAgcttcctcatcttcctcctgaTGCTGATCCTGCTGGGCAAGGGCTTCTCCGTCACCAG GGGCCGCATCAGCCCGGGGGGctccgtccgtctgtccgtctaCATGACCCTGTACAGCATCGCCCACATCGCCCTGCTCACCTACGAGGCGCAG TTTTTTGACCCGGGCCAGGTGCTGTACACGTACGAGTCCCCGGCCGGGTACGGGCTGATCGCGCTGCAGTTCGGCGCCTTCGCCTGGTTCTGCGCCGCCGTGGGCGCCACGCTGAGCGCCGTGCCCGAGCGCCGCCACTTCTACCTGCCCTTCCTGGGCGCCTACACCTTctg GTTTTTGGCCGTGCCGGTTTCGGCTCTCGTGGCcaattttgggatccccaaaTGGGCTCGGGAGAAAATCGTGAACGGGATCCAGCTGGGGACGCACCTGTACGCCCACGGCGTCTTCCTG GTGCTGACGCGTCCCTCGGCAGCCAATAAGAATTTCCCGTTCCACGTGCGCACCTCGCAGATTGGCTCCGCCCcgggagggggcgtggcctccGGGACCCCGCCCCGGTTCCCGCGCCCCTCCCCCACGGGGGGCTACGGGAACGTCACGTTCATCAGCGACAGCGTCCCCAACTTCACCGAGCTCTTCTCCATCCCCCCCCCGCAGGGAAAAGCGAGC gTGCGGCCGCAGGTGGAGGAGACCccggcggggggaggggcggggggaggggtCTGGGCCCCTCCCCCAGCCAAGGCGCCCCTCCCCCACGGGGGGGGCCCCGAATATTTCAGCGTCCACTCGGGGGGGGGGCGGCTCCTGTGA